A single region of the Acanthopagrus latus isolate v.2019 chromosome 11, fAcaLat1.1, whole genome shotgun sequence genome encodes:
- the LOC119028059 gene encoding uncharacterized protein LOC119028059, with protein sequence MQRLPPSGGRGKLLNNDQELAIVEMVVANNAIKLHELQTRIVEDNDMFENVDSISLTTIARTLSKHRVRMKQLYTVPFERNSERVKELRQQYIQRVMELEANQAPHEFIYLDEVGFNLAKRRRRGRNVIGQRATADVPGQRGANITMCAAISNAGLLLHRCQVGPYNTERLLAFLDDLHHHLIPQQNQEGENMRTFVIIWDNVAFHHSQAITAWFEAHPRLVRLFLPPYSPFLNPIEEFFSAWRWKVYDHQPHDQMSLLEAMDAGCREITADNCQGWIRHTKRFYPRCIALDNIRCDVDENMWPNPEDRRD encoded by the exons ATGCaacgtcttcctccctctggggGAAGAGGAAAGCTCCTCAATAATGATCAAGAGCTTGCCATTGTGGAAATGGTAGTTgcaaataatgcaataaaactccATGAACTGCAAACTCGGATTGTAGAAgacaatgacatgtttgaaaatgttgacagtatCAGCCTCACAACAATTGCACGGACATTATCCAAACACAGAGTGCGGATGAAGCAGCTCTACACTGTTCCCTTTGAGAGGAATAGTGAAAGAGTCAAAGAGCTACGGCAACAATACATCCAG AGAGTTATGGAATTGGAGGCCAACCAGGCACCTCATGAGTTCATCTACCTTGATGAGGTGGGATTCAATCTGGCCAAAAGGCGTCGTCGTGGACGAAATGTTATTGGACAAAGGGCCACAGCTGATGtgccaggacagagaggggcaAACATAACAATGTGTGCGGCGATTTCAAACGCAGGATTGCTGCTTCACAGATGTCAGGTTGGACCCTACAATACAGAGCGCCTCCTTGCCTTTCTTGATGATCTCCACCATCACCTCATCCCACAGCAGAATcaagaaggtgaaaacatgaggaCCTTTGTGATCATCTGGGACAATGTGGCATTCCATCATTCCCAAGCAATTACAGCATGGTTTGAAGCCCACCCAAGACTAGTGCGTCTGTTCCTTCCACCCTATTCACCTTTCCTCAACCCCATAGAGGAGTTCTTTTCTGCTTGGAGGTGGAAGGTTTATGACCATCAGCCACATGACCAGATGTCCCTCCTTGAAGCCATGGATGCTGGCTGCAGGGAAATCACAGCTGATAACTGCCAAGGGTGGATCCGTCATACTAAACGCTTTTATCCCAGGTGCATTGCCTTGGATAATATCAGATgcgatgttgatgaaaacatgtggcCTAACCCTGAAGACCGCAGAGATTAG